One genomic region from Quercus robur chromosome 4, dhQueRobu3.1, whole genome shotgun sequence encodes:
- the LOC126721538 gene encoding uncharacterized protein LOC126721538: MREHQRDTKNVNKGDGVKEPVIDNGKKPEAATNDKAAANDQAAASDQAEDEDERVRCPEFNEKTGMSNPELCKGMKFPNGKVFRAILREYAVKKPIIGELTFQIKTMVPTCTYGRTFKHSQVTSTYVARKYLDDFNKNPNWAVSSVKCQVMHDMYVDLSINQVYRAKRKAREFILGDERLQYGKFRDYAEMIRVTDVGSKVILQTEITEPNTQLKFKRMYVRYNAQKVGFLGGCKPLVGLNGCYLKGKFGGHILSATTRDGNDNIFPVALDDIGRLDELNLVFISNRQKGLIPTMELLFPTVEHRFCVKHIYNNFKLNFKGLELKATLWRCAAATTVREFEKRMQDMKELYKEAWEYLADIQPTQ; this comes from the exons ATGATAAAGCTGCTGCCAATGATCAAGCTGCTGCTAGTGATCAAGCTG AGGATGAGGATGAAAGGGTGAGATGTCCAGAGTTTAATGAGAAGACTGGCATGAGTAACCCAGAGTTATGCAAGGGTATGAAGTTCCCAAATGGGAAGGTGTTTAGGGCTATCTTGAGGGAATATGCAGTGAAAAAGCCT ATTATAGGGGAGTTAACCTTCCAGATAAAGACCATGGTTCCAACTTGTACATATGGGAGGACATTCAAGCATAGCCAGGTCACTTCTACATATGTGGCTAGGAAATACTTGGATGATTTCAACAAAAATCCTAATTGGGCAGTTTCTAGTGTGAAGTGTCAAGTTATGCATGATATGTATGTGGACTTGAGCATAAATCAAGTGTACAGAGCTAAGAGGAAAGCTAGAGAGTTCATATTAGGTGATGAGAGGTTGCAGTATGGAAAGTTTAGGGACTATGCAGAGATGATAAGAGTAACTGATGTGGGGAGTAAGGTGATTCTGCAAACTGAGATTACTGAGCCTAACACACAACTCAAGTTCAAAAGGATGTATGTGAGATACAATGCCCAGAAAGTTGGATTCTTGGGGGGGTGCAAGCCACTTGTAGGATTAAATGGTTGCTACTTGAAGGGCAAGTTTGGTGGACATATATTATCAGCAACTACAAGGGATGGGAATGACAATATTTTCCCTGTTGCATTAG ATGATATTGGGAGGttagatgagttgaatctgGTGTTCATTTCAAATAGGCAAAAG GGATTGATACCTACCATGGAGCTATTGTTCCCAACAGTTGAACATAGATTTTGTGTGAAGCATATTTACAACAACTTTAAGTTAAATTTCAAGGGTTTAGAATTAAAGGCTACATTATGGAGGTGTGCTGCAGCAACAACAGTTAGGGAGTTTGAGAAGAGAATGCAAGATATGAAGGAGTTGtacaaagaagcatgggagtaTCTAGCAGATATCCAACCAACCCAATAG